Proteins encoded by one window of Candidatus Ancaeobacter aquaticus:
- a CDS encoding HAMP domain-containing sensor histidine kinase, which translates to MNKRLIYRIAMLFIALGLLELGNEVFDIPHYLFGFSVTPVNWPELFLEIALAGCIGIYVMYMLNFNITKRMIIEKEREALIEQLQDANKRLEKLDKVKTQFVANVSHEFINPLTAMRMSLEYFMMDSTDHITKDEKHTIELGKKSIDRLLRLVEDLLDVSKIESGKAVLRKETIDVKELLDDILSLYKNTMAQKELILNVDMQDDIGKVCADRDKLTEIIINIFTNAIKYTPCDGTIKIKASGSKDELKFEISDTGPGIPKEYYDKIFDKYERIIKDNQEGTGLGLPIAKDLVELHSGKLWVSSEMGKGTTFTFTLPRALKA; encoded by the coding sequence ATGAACAAGCGGCTCATATATAGAATAGCAATGCTTTTTATTGCGCTTGGTTTGCTAGAACTTGGCAATGAAGTGTTTGATATTCCTCATTATCTTTTCGGTTTTTCCGTAACGCCCGTTAACTGGCCGGAACTTTTCCTTGAAATTGCTTTAGCCGGATGTATCGGTATCTACGTAATGTATATGCTTAACTTTAACATTACTAAACGTATGATCATTGAAAAAGAGAGAGAAGCATTAATTGAGCAGTTGCAGGATGCAAACAAGCGGTTAGAGAAGCTTGATAAAGTAAAGACACAGTTTGTTGCAAATGTATCGCATGAGTTTATTAATCCTCTTACCGCGATGAGAATGTCTCTGGAATATTTTATGATGGATTCTACCGATCATATTACCAAGGATGAGAAACATACGATAGAGCTTGGTAAAAAATCAATTGATCGCTTGCTTCGATTGGTGGAGGATTTATTGGATGTATCAAAAATAGAGTCCGGTAAAGCAGTTTTGCGGAAAGAGACTATTGATGTAAAAGAACTGCTGGATGATATACTGTCTTTGTATAAAAACACCATGGCTCAAAAAGAATTAATACTCAATGTTGATATGCAAGATGATATTGGGAAAGTATGTGCTGACAGGGATAAACTCACAGAAATAATTATCAATATTTTTACGAACGCAATCAAATATACTCCTTGTGACGGCACTATAAAAATCAAGGCCAGTGGCAGTAAAGATGAGCTAAAATTTGAGATAAGTGATACGGGGCCCGGCATTCCTAAAGAATATTACGATAAGATATTTGATAAATATGAGCGGATCATTAAAGATAATCAGGAAGGAACGGGATTAGGTCTTCCAATAGCAAAAGATCTTGTAGAACTCCACAGTGGGAAGCTATGGGTTTCAAGTGAAATGGGAAAAGGAACGACATTTACCTTTACTCTCCCCCGAGCCCTAAAAGCTTAG
- a CDS encoding flavodoxin family protein, with translation MRKKIVAIIGSYRKDGITDQIVNNVMQAADQNGVEAKKIHLIDRHLEYCRNCRTCTQAEAENERGRCIIDDDLNEICDEIDSADSVIFASPVNFSTVTALMKQCIERLIGYTYWPWGAAIPKSRIKKKYKKSLIITSSSCPSFLAKILMPNAPYLLKEAAKMVGSKTVKSLYFGKVCATSDQKLTDRQVKKAVSLGSWLIRD, from the coding sequence ATGCGAAAAAAAATTGTGGCAATAATAGGTAGTTACCGGAAGGATGGCATTACAGATCAGATCGTTAATAATGTCATGCAGGCAGCTGACCAAAATGGAGTTGAAGCGAAGAAAATACACCTGATAGATCGGCACCTTGAGTATTGCAGGAATTGCAGAACATGCACACAGGCTGAAGCAGAGAACGAACGAGGCAGATGCATCATTGATGACGATTTAAACGAAATATGCGATGAGATAGATAGCGCAGACAGCGTTATTTTTGCATCGCCGGTTAATTTTTCCACTGTTACCGCACTTATGAAACAATGTATTGAAAGATTGATAGGATATACATACTGGCCGTGGGGCGCGGCAATACCGAAAAGCAGGATAAAGAAAAAATATAAAAAGTCTTTAATTATCACTTCAAGCTCGTGTCCGTCATTTCTTGCAAAGATACTTATGCCAAATGCCCCCTATTTACTTAAAGAAGCGGCAAAGATGGTGGGTTCAAAAACTGTTAAATCACTGTATTTTGGTAAGGTGTGCGCTACTTCCGATCAGAAATTAACTGATAGACAAGTTAAAAAAGCTGTGTCTCTTGGCTCATGGCTTATAAGGGACTGA
- a CDS encoding VOC family protein — translation MIKGFRHVCLVVKDIDRSIEFYTKRLGFSLCKKVTVSGLYPDYLFQRKKVRLTYAKLHSPEQSKKSEPMFELHYWHNPRFRPRVTYDHIALTSSDLDNEYKRLKKCGLTFISKPKKAPHGGTKVCFGYDPDGHLIEFMEDIK, via the coding sequence ATGATAAAAGGTTTTAGGCATGTATGCCTTGTTGTTAAGGACATTGACCGGTCGATAGAATTTTATACAAAAAGACTCGGTTTTTCCTTGTGTAAGAAAGTTACCGTTAGCGGGCTTTATCCAGATTATCTTTTCCAAAGAAAAAAAGTAAGATTAACGTACGCTAAGTTGCACTCTCCGGAGCAGTCCAAAAAAAGTGAGCCTATGTTTGAGCTGCATTATTGGCATAATCCAAGATTTAGGCCGAGAGTGACATATGATCATATTGCGCTTACCAGCTCTGATCTTGATAATGAATATAAACGTCTTAAAAAGTGTGGCCTTACATTTATATCAAAACCAAAGAAAGCTCCGCATGGCGGAACAAAAGTATGTTTTGGGTATGATCCCGACGGACATTTGATTGAGTTTATGGAAGATATAAAGTAG
- a CDS encoding TolC family protein, whose protein sequence is MKKTVCYIFIVLSVTIVIQSCVWGAEKYSIGKTDTILIKSDVHFPDAPRISHEGPLTINDALKIALQHNPNINKMIHAVQQSVYIHSASTKERLPVVSTDYNFTWFQKGLDGDFDGVTTPIAYTTSFMWGAHVKMPIYTGGALAYKESIAKFGIDVTRMRFYEAKADLIQEVIINYFNVLKLQNYVKVVAENVERFTQHEDMTRKYFKVGVVGKNNLLEVQAKRANVQQDLIVAEKDLVLANAALKVSMGINIDSKFELEDITTYKEPDFSIDEYYEEAKTHNPSLVAFTFLKKRAEKAMELAKTPTRPKVNAGLSYYRHGRTVALKGDDFFTNNILMGTVIFKWDIFDWFKARDHVMANKEEIEQLIENQKIIGQKIFLDIRQAHLNMLAAKNKFSVAEKGIEYAEENYRITSLRYEERVARSTEVNDALVLVRKSNFNYYKAFFEYNVALAKLERATGSSIHMDLSIKDKK, encoded by the coding sequence ATGAAGAAAACAGTTTGTTATATTTTTATAGTTTTAAGTGTTACTATAGTTATCCAGTCTTGTGTATGGGGTGCAGAAAAATACTCTATTGGTAAAACAGATACGATACTAATAAAAAGTGATGTGCATTTTCCTGATGCACCGAGAATTTCTCATGAAGGTCCTCTTACGATCAATGATGCTCTAAAGATTGCTCTGCAGCATAATCCGAACATCAATAAGATGATACATGCAGTACAGCAATCAGTGTATATCCACTCGGCATCAACGAAAGAACGGCTACCGGTTGTAAGTACTGACTACAATTTTACCTGGTTTCAGAAGGGGCTTGATGGAGATTTTGATGGAGTAACCACTCCAATAGCATATACCACATCTTTTATGTGGGGCGCGCATGTGAAAATGCCTATCTATACCGGCGGTGCGCTTGCTTATAAAGAGAGTATCGCAAAATTCGGGATTGATGTTACGAGAATGAGGTTTTATGAAGCGAAAGCCGATCTCATACAAGAAGTCATTATTAATTATTTCAATGTGCTTAAATTACAGAATTATGTGAAAGTTGTTGCAGAAAACGTTGAGCGATTTACGCAGCATGAAGATATGACAAGAAAATACTTCAAGGTAGGTGTTGTTGGAAAGAACAACCTTTTGGAAGTGCAGGCCAAGAGAGCAAATGTTCAGCAGGATTTGATTGTTGCAGAAAAAGATCTTGTTCTCGCTAATGCCGCATTAAAAGTTAGTATGGGAATTAACATAGATTCAAAGTTTGAGCTTGAAGATATTACCACATATAAAGAACCGGACTTTTCTATTGATGAATATTATGAAGAGGCGAAAACACATAATCCGTCTCTAGTTGCTTTTACGTTCTTAAAAAAACGTGCAGAAAAAGCAATGGAGCTTGCCAAAACTCCTACCCGCCCAAAGGTAAACGCCGGATTAAGTTATTATCGACATGGAAGAACAGTTGCTTTAAAAGGAGATGATTTTTTCACCAACAATATATTGATGGGAACAGTTATATTTAAATGGGATATTTTTGACTGGTTTAAGGCTCGTGATCATGTGATGGCAAATAAGGAGGAAATCGAGCAATTGATCGAAAATCAAAAAATTATCGGCCAAAAAATATTTCTTGATATAAGGCAAGCGCATCTTAATATGCTTGCGGCAAAAAATAAGTTTTCGGTAGCTGAAAAGGGTATAGAATATGCGGAAGAAAATTATCGTATTACCAGTTTGCGGTATGAGGAACGTGTTGCGAGATCTACGGAGGTTAATGATGCGCTCGTGTTAGTTCGTAAGTCGAATTTTAATTATTATAAAGCGTTTTTTGAATATAATGTTGCATTAGCAAAGCTTGAACGGGCGACAGGTTCATCTATACATATGGACCTTTCTATAAAAGATAAGAAATAA
- a CDS encoding efflux RND transporter periplasmic adaptor subunit, whose amino-acid sequence MHSKNIVSIVLCAIFLILIGYGVYVFTGMYFQSQKLGRQFVEVSGRIEGKEYHAATKVAGRVDELYVKESDTVKAGQIVALIYSEQREAMLGRSEARLKEAQANLELAELEYERYKKLYEENAVPKMEFDHVNNRYTLKKEAVIGAQKEVEKRQADLKDLKIVAPISGTVVTKIVRKGEVIAEGTPIISIINMNELYLKVFLATDKAGKVSLGDQAKIYPDSYPDEAFDAYVNKIAQKAEFTPKNVETKSQRAKLVFQIKLKVIDNTDSRLKPGMPSDAVIKIDKAVSWDVYKK is encoded by the coding sequence ATGCATTCAAAGAATATTGTCTCTATTGTGCTGTGCGCGATATTTCTCATTTTAATAGGATATGGAGTATATGTGTTTACCGGAATGTATTTTCAGAGTCAGAAGCTGGGACGTCAGTTTGTAGAGGTGAGCGGAAGAATAGAAGGTAAAGAATATCATGCGGCGACAAAGGTTGCCGGAAGAGTTGACGAATTGTACGTAAAAGAAAGCGATACAGTAAAAGCAGGTCAGATAGTAGCATTGATATATTCCGAACAGCGTGAAGCTATGCTGGGGAGATCAGAAGCTCGATTAAAAGAAGCGCAAGCAAATCTTGAACTTGCTGAGTTGGAATATGAGCGCTACAAAAAGCTCTATGAAGAGAATGCTGTTCCAAAAATGGAATTTGATCACGTTAATAATAGATATACCCTCAAAAAAGAAGCAGTTATAGGGGCGCAAAAAGAAGTTGAGAAAAGACAGGCAGACTTAAAGGATCTAAAGATTGTTGCGCCAATATCTGGTACGGTTGTTACAAAGATTGTTCGTAAAGGTGAGGTTATTGCTGAAGGAACACCCATTATATCGATTATCAATATGAACGAACTGTATTTAAAAGTATTTTTAGCAACCGATAAGGCAGGAAAAGTATCGCTTGGAGATCAAGCGAAAATATATCCTGACAGTTACCCTGATGAAGCATTTGATGCGTATGTAAATAAGATTGCTCAAAAAGCTGAGTTTACCCCTAAGAATGTAGAAACCAAGAGCCAACGAGCTAAATTAGTGTTTCAAATTAAACTGAAAGTGATAGATAACACTGATTCTCGGTTAAAACCAGGGATGCCTTCGGATGCGGTAATAAAAATAGATAAAGCTGTTTCCTGGGATGTGTACAAGAAATAA